The Palaemon carinicauda isolate YSFRI2023 unplaced genomic scaffold, ASM3689809v2 scaffold111, whole genome shotgun sequence genome includes a region encoding these proteins:
- the LOC137635289 gene encoding biorientation of chromosomes in cell division protein 1-like 1 isoform X1: MTSVYLLLFSSGQFIQKMHPADYDENSELFKSRRGFLNSFHVRSDFNLNPGYGMGSSSSFDDRAPHYPPSGSAAWSPHESLSLPSTSHASGNEFTLHRTPQAGSGWGDWCTASFKAQITVDVGNRSKSGSTPGVRPYIEPPRYNNRFTNMKIERDSLIRTKTGFVDFFNFNSFNMLKEVWMKEIIPRKRLEETAQASKTCVQDGGNPKSVLTSSEPDVECLGEFKNEPIVIDDIVIDEEKESPSLKPSSASFSNDENHEKKEEKKENQGNLVVEKVSPKHDCDLKKMCKNYMENRNCLLGNACPFLHSLPKDDNRASRDFESGISSRTQAETSLKHEEGKKDLKEGICGNIASAGSEVRISANSVAKEEVVEENLKSSKVKKLVDFNTSSQKRNEEPNTSSQKRNEEQVSVGETYDPKRNQRCRHYLAGRSCFRGRSCYFLHRLPKDDNILCQHFLAQNCKYEASYCIYKHAKISDDKREEKEKKGSAEEVFDINFRKRCKTFLKNRHCSRGKECKFLHSLPKDDNIFCKHFQAGNCSKNAEDCNYKHGNGSDVSEKCSGGNLRTGEENDAEVDAHALSSVALLLKHIKSPQSRGKPQDVRDGSGVKATGQETLIPQDNYAEGRHASKMPGTDPVKTAGCVSPNLSKNLVVAKDLPSTEQSPVKNRLSLSGVYKKAVHPLAQSLAKESAQSQSTNSQEETGDCGSVIPNVNISLLKPLKERSQNALNSHSDETSHSLFPLQTNRSLCDIPPNDELQDKLSKSTVSGSGFNSVLKTNPVSLPVEHHKTSSSSGGLHIESTLSLSNVDNGNLENDRKIIRPSVQPLVMEEGKDLSHKSIDNGAVEKTSRRESLVPNPDNFTSSDHEESKNSNGNDVQKGDGEYSPSIICPRDHGKNCENNSRSALRNEISEIGVSKLAEQPGLCNSMEKSSEQPRLCKSKEKSSEQPGLYKPTEKSSEQPGLYKPTEKSSEQPGLCKPTEESSVEHPRTYKATEESSEQPGLCKSKEKSSFEHPGSFKPTEESSEQPGLYKPTEESSEQPGLCNSMEKSSEQPRLCKSKEKSSEQPGLYKPTEKSSEQPGLCKPTEESSVEHPRTYKATEESSEQPGLCKSKEKSSVEQPGPFKSMEKSSEQPGLYKPTEKSSEQPGLCRSKEKSSVEQPGLCKLTKESSSENLEQKQESTVRKDIDIANMISVKSHDLKSQGIQANRSPKKSFKACPKSRKNKDSAAGGLLRIETHNASGSAHLVSKEPKEEINKKVVKNNVSLNIAEEEQQRFGTSEKSITNKATDSALHKKSHKKLATSSGMIECTEILSRSDDLQPKVPKLVSNETKKSYEYETVNKTEVRQENEQNVVKSPIRIRIVKDRQQHCADIKAKKNYVLVQPGLCKSIEKSSEQPGLCEPTKESSSENPEQKQDSIQDAVLSTNRKDVDIANMISVKSHEDLKSQGNQANRSPTLLQANKDPLVEVCEGNKTTEQNDVSCLIGKVSKGKIYEKAESLSSRENNGLNSAFCSVTSDCTGNSLRNDDMQPEKKKQCLALENKMDIEHQTERRHLEHKKKSIKPCPKSRKNKDSAAGDLLRIETHNASVSAHVVSKEPKEEINEKKDVKNNVSLNIAEEEQHKYGTSEKSITNKATDSALHKKSHKKLATSSGMIGCTEILSRSDDLEPKVPKLVVSNETKKSYEYETVNKTEVRQENEQNIVKSPIRIRIVRDRRQHCADIKAKKKKKQTEKKTNTVCENQTEMQCLENEQNIIKSPFQNQIIKDKRPHCDVEAKKKKKQTEEKTRTNCENQTEMQHLEKLPTRIRILKDGQHHYNSMEGETGQLKSPQTITNTVDPTPLTSPQLDLKSHDNRSLLSIRPPQINKPLVVVEPGKERCGNKGIDKDKRRKEKAKKKVEKYLLAIQEKDLAKMQNAKSDTLNSIPLEKGQKRKHATSTEFSSGVSSLAQKDVHVFKKRKDLPGDNGDLHSVKKKHKRGDPSDPTHHIEDDGRGFPVRSATAREDLFYFMGKISSFPRNPQEEDFGELHAEFARIYEKLTLWNLLSSETSDKYVVSEANLRILLAYVYKDKEEALKIRNSLMDHWKSEPDLRKFKKKLELCNSTVN; the protein is encoded by the exons ATGACTTCTGTGTATTTGTTACTCTTTTCTTCTGGTCAGTTTATACAG AAAATGCACCCAGCAGATTATGATGAAAACTCCGAATTATTCAAAAGCAGAAGAGGTTTCCTGAACTCGTTTCACGTTCGCAGCGACTTTAACTTGAATCCTGGCTATGGTATGGGAAGTAGTAGTAGTTTTGATGATAGGGCTCCTCATTATCCTCCTTCGGGCAGCGCTGCCTGGTCGCCACACGAGAGTCTTTCGCTACCCAGCACTAGCCATGCTTCTGGAAACGAATTTACGTTGCACCGCACACCCCAAGCTGGTAGTGGTTGGGGCGATTGGTGTACAGCCTCATTCAAGGCTCAAATAACAGTAGATGTTGGAAATAGATCAAAATCAGGAAGTACGCCGGGAGTAAGACCGTACATTGAACCTCCAAGATATAACAACAGGTTTACCAACATGAAAATAGAGAGAGACTCGTTGATAAGGACAAAGACGGGATTTGTAGATTTTTTCAATTTCAATAGCTTTAACATGTTGAAAGAAGTATGGATGAAAGAGATAATTCCTCGAAAGAGATTGGAAGAAACAGCTCAGGCTTCGAAGACCTGTGTCCAAGATGGGGGGAATCCAAAGTCTGTATTGACATCATCAGAGCCTGATGTAGAGTGCCTGGGGGAATTTAAAAATGAACCTATTGTCATTGACGATATTGTTATAGACGAAGAAAAAGAATCCCCGTCTTTGAAACCAAGCTCGGCATCATTTTCGAATGATGAAAATCacgagaaaaaagaagaaaagaaggagaATCAAGGTAACTTAGTTGTAGAGAAAGTGTCGCCAAAGCATGATTGTGATTTGaagaaaatgtgcaaaaattatatggaaaatagGAATTGCTTACTTGGAAATGCTTGCCCATTCCTTCATTCTTTGCCAAAAGACGACAATAGAGCGAGTCGAGACTTCGAATCGGGAATTAGTTCGAGAACTCAAGCAGAAACTAGCCTCAAGCATGAAGAGGGAAAGAAGGATTTGAAGGAAGGAATTTGTGGGAATATCGCAAGTGCGGGTTCTGAAGTCCGTATCTCAGCAAACAGTGTGGCTAAAGAAGAAGTCGTCGAGGAAAACCTTAAGTCTTCCAAAGTGAAAAAACTTGTCGATTTTAACACTTCCAGTCAGAAAAGAAATGAAGAGCCTAACACTTCAAGTCAGAAAAGAAATGAAGAGCAAGTTTCTGTTGGTGAAACATATGATCCCAAAAGAAATCAGAGATGTAGACACTACTTAGCCGGTAGGTCATGTTTCAGAGGGAGGTCTTGTTATTTTCTTCATCGGTTGCCTAAAGATGACAATATTTTGTGTCAACATTTTTTGGCACAAAATTGTAAATATGAAGCGtcttactgtatatataagcatgcGAAGATATCTGATGATAAGAGGGAAGAAAAGGAGAAGAAAGGATCAGCTGAAGAGGTCTTTGATATAAATTTTAGAAAGAGATGTAAAACATTTTTAAAGAATAGGCATTGCAGTAGAGGCAAAGAATGTAAATTTCTTCACTCTCTCCCAAAGGATGATAATATATTTTGCAAGCACTTTCAAGCAGGGAATTGTTCAAAAAATGCTGAAGACTGTAATTATAAACATGGCAACGGAAGTGACGTCagtgaaaagtgcagtggaggGAATTTGAGAACCGGGGAAGAAAATGACGCAGAAGTCGACGCCCATGCATTGAGTTCGGTGGCATTACTTCTAAAACACATCAAATCCCCACAATCTAGGGGGAAACCTCAGGACGTGAGGGACGGATCTGGAGTCAAAGCAACGGGACAGGAAACTTTAATTCCCCAGGACAACTACGCAGAAGGTAGACATGCTAGTAAAATGCCTGGGACAGATCCTGTCAAAACTGCTGGCTGTGTCTCGCCAAATCTGTCCAAGAATCTAGTCGTTGCGAAGGATCTTCCATCGACAGAGCAGTCCCCTGTCAAGAATAGACTATCACTTTCAGGGGTTTATAAAAAAGCTGTTCACCCTCTTGCCCAGTCTCTTGCTAAAGAGTCTGCTCAGTCCCAGAGCACCAATTCTCAAGAGGAAACTGGTGATTGTGGGTCAGTCATTCCTAATGTGAATATTTCATTgttaaaacctttaaaggaaagGTCTCAGAATGCTCTGAATTCTCATAGTGATGaaacttctcatagtttattcccATTACAGACCAATAGGAGTCTGTGTGATATCCCACCAAATGATGAACTTCAAGATAAATTATCTAAAAGTACTGTATCTGGCTCTGGCTTTAATTCTGTACTCAAAACTAATCCTGTTTCGTTGCCTGTAGAGCATCATAAAACATCCTCATCATCAGGAGGGCTTCACATTGAAAGCACATTGTCACTCTCAAATGTCGATAATGGGAATCTCGAAAATGATCGGAAGATCATTCGGCCCTCAGTTCAGCCATTAGTTATGGAGGAAGGCAAAGATCTGTCACATAAGTCGATTGATAATGGTGCTGTGGAGAAAACTAGTAGGCGAGAGTCCTTAGTTCCAAATCCTGATAACTTCACATCGAGTGATCACGAAGAATCAAAGAATTCTAATGGCAATGATGTTCAGAAAGGGGATGGTGAGTATTCTCCCAGCATCATTTGTCCTCGAGACCATGGAAAAAACTGTGAAAATAATTCTAGAAGTGCACTTAGGAATGAAATATCTGAGATTGGAGTTTCAAAATTAGCAGAACAGCCTGGACTATGCAATTCAATGGAAAAGTCATCAGAACAACCTAGACTATGCAAATCAAAAGAGAAGTCATCAGAACAGCCTGGACTATACAAGCCAACAGAAAAGTCATCAGAACAGCCTGGACTATACAAGCCAACAGAAAAGTCATCAGAACAGCCTGGACTATGCAAGCCAACAGAAGAGTCATCTGTGGAACATCCCCGAACATACAAAGCAACGGAAGAGTCATCAGAACAGCCTGGACTATGCAAATCAAAAGAAAAGTCATCATTTGAACATCCTGGATCATTCAAGCCAACTGAAGAGTCATCAGAACAGCCTGGACTATACAAGCCAACAGAAGAATCATCAGAACAGCCTGGACTATGCAATTCAATGGAAAAGTCATCAGAACAACCTAGACTATGCAAATCAAAAGAGAAGTCATCAGAACAGCCTGGACTATACAAGCCAACAGAAAAGTCATCAGAACAGCCTGGACTATGCAAGCCAACAGAAGAGTCATCTGTGGAACATCCCCGAACATACAAAGCAACGGAAGAGTCATCAGAACAGCCTGGACTATGCAAATCAAAAGAAAAGTCATCGGTTGAACAGCCTGGACCATTCAAATCAATGGAAAAGTCATCAGAACAGCCTGGACTATACAAGCCAACAGAAAAGTCATCAGAACAGCCTGGACTATGCAGATCAAAAGAAAAGTCATCGGTTGAACAGCCTGGCCTATGCAAACTAACGAAAGAGTCATCATCAGAAAACCTAGAACAAAAGCAAGAGTCTACAGTTAGGAAAGATATTGATATTGCAAATATGATCTCAGTAAAATCACATGATTTGAAATCTCAGGGTATCCAGGCTAACAGAAGTCCAAAAAAGTCATTTAAAGCTTGCCCAAAGTCCCGCAAAAACAAGGACTCGGCTGCTGGAGGTTTGCTGAGAATTGAGACACATAATGCAAGTGGCAGTGCTCACTTAGTTAGCAAGGAAccaaaagaagaaattaacaagAAAGTTGTTAAGAATAATGTTTCTCTAAACATTGCTGAGGAAGAGCAACAAAGATTTGGTACCTCTGAAAAGAGCATTACAAATAAGGCAACGGATAGTGCTCTCCACAAGAAGAGCCACAAGAAATTGGCAACCAGTTCTGGCATGATTGAATGTACAGAAATACTTTCGAGGAGTGATGATCTGCAGCCTAAGGTACCAAAACTTGTATCAAACGAGACTAAGAAAAGTTATGAATACGAAACAGTAAATAAGACTGAAGTACGGCAAGAAAATGAGCAGAATGTCGTTAAATCTCCAATCCGGATTCGAATTGTGAAAGATAGACAGCAGCATTGTGCTGACATAAAGGCAAAAAAGAATTATGTTCTAGTACAGCCTGGGCTATGCAAATCAATAGAAAAGTCATCAGAACAGCCTGGACTGTGCGAACCAACGAAAGAGTCATCGTCAGAAAACCCAGAACAAAAGCAAGACTCTATTCAAGATGCAGTCCTGTCTACAAATAGGAAAGATGTTGATATTGCAAATATGATCTCTGTAAAATCACATGAAGATTTGAAATCTCAGGGTAACCAGGCTAACAGAAGTCCAACACTTTTACAGGCAAACAAAGATCCACTGGTGGAAGTTTGTGAAGGGAATAAGACAACTGAACAGAATGATGTTAGTTGTTTGATTGGAAAAGTGAGCAAGGGTAAGATTTATGAGAAAGCTGAAAGCCTCTCCTCCAGGGAAAACAACGGACTGAACTCTGCATTCTGTTCAGTAACGAGTGACTGTACAGGAAACTCTCTTCGAAATGATGATATGCAGCCTGAGAAAAAGAAACAATGTCTGGCTCTTGAGAATAAAATGGATATTGAACACCAAACAGAAAGACGACATCTTGAACACAAGAAAAAGTCAATTAAACCTTGCCCAAAGTCCCGCAAAAACAAGGACTCGGCTGCTGGAGATTTGCTGAGAATTGAGACGCACAACGCAAGTGTCAGTGCTCACGTAGTTAGCAAGGAACCAAAAGAAGAAATTAACGAAAAGAAAGATGTTAAGAATAATGTTTCTCTAAACATTGCTGAGGAAGAGCAACACAAATATGGTACCTCTGAAAAGAGCATTACAAATAAGGCAACGGATAGTGCTCTCCACAAGAAGAGCCACAAGAAATTGGCAACCAGTTCTGGCATGATTGGATGTACAGAAATACTTTCGAGGAGTGACGATCTGGAGCCTAAGGTACCAAAACTTGTTGTATCAAACGAGACTAAGAAAAGTTATGAATACGAAACAGTAAATAAGACTGAGGTACGTCAAGAAAATGAGCAGAATATCGTTAAATCCCCAATCCGGATTCGAATCGTGAGAGATAGACGGCAGCATTGTGCGGACATTaaggcaaaaaagaagaaaaagcaaacagaaaagaagACCAATACAGTTTGTGAAAACCAAACAGAAATGCAGTGCCTTGAAAATGAGCAGAACATTATTAAATCGCCGTTCCAGAATCAAATTATAAAAGATAAACGGCCGCATTGTGATGTCgaggcaaaaaagaagaaaaaacaaacggAAGAGAAGACCAGGACAAATTGTGAAAACCAAACAGAAATGCAGCACCTTGAAAAACTTCCGACCCGAATTCGTATTCTGAAAGATGGACAGCATCATTATAATAGTATGGAGGGAGAAACTGGTCAGCTAAAATCCCCTCAAACAATTACCAACACTGTGGACCCAACGCCACTCACATCACCGCAGCTTGACCTGAAATCTCACGACAATCGATCTCTCCTAAGTATCAGACCTCCTCAAATCAACAAACCTCTAGTTGTAGTTGAGCCTGGAAAGGAAAGATGTGGGAATAAGGGTATAGACAAAGATAAGAGGAGAAAGGAAAAGGccaaaaaaaaagtcgaaaagtaTTTGTTAGCCATCCAAGAAAAGGACTTGGCTAAAATGCAGAACGCCAAAAGTGATACGCTGAACAGTATTCCTCTTGAGAAAGGCCAGAAACGGAAACACGCGACAAGTACAGAATTCTCGTCTGGGGTTAGTTCACTAGCCCAAAAAGATGTACATGTTTTCAAGAAGAGAAAAGATCTGCCCGGCGATAATGGGGATCTACATTCAGTGAAAAAGAAACACAAGCGGGGAGATCCTTCGGACCCAACGCATCATATCGAAGACGACGGAAGGGGATTTCCTGTTCGCTCGGCAACAGCGCGAGAAGATTTGTTTTACTTTATGGGAAAGATATCGAGTTTTCCACGGAATCCCCAAGAAGAAGACTTCGGTGAACTACATGCAGAATTTGCGAGAATTTACGAAAAGCTTACGCTGTGGAATTTGCTGAGTAGTGAAACGAGTGATAAGTATGTGGTCTCGGAAGCAAACCTAAGAATATTACTTGCGTACGTTTACAAAGACAAGGAGGAAGCTTTAAAGATTCGGAATTCTCTAATGGATCACTGGAAAAGTGAACCTGATTTgagaaaattcaagaaaaaattgGAGTTATGTAATAGTACAGTAAACTAA